The genomic interval ACTGAATGACAGGAGTGTGATAATGTCCCGTCGATTCTAATATGACACTTGGTTTCATATCAGCCTCATTTTCCACCACTTTCAAAAAATGAAGTAAAGTATTTAGTCCCTCAGTCGTGTGGGGTACGCTAAAACTTTTTCCGTACGGCTTTCCCTTATCTAAAAATGCTTGAATCTGACTTTCCCCTTTTGAAACATCCAGGCCGATTACTGGATTCATTCTTTATCTCTTCCTCTCCATTTGTTTTGCCAGTAATCCCTATTCCTCCATGCAGTATCATAGCTTCGCTTGTTATACGGGATCACAGTCCCAACCAGCCTCAAACATGTTTCTACAAGTAGGGGGCGGACAGTTTAGTTGACGGAATCATGGTCCCACGCACCCGTACGTCCTACCCTGGCTACCGATATAATAGGTCCTATATAAAAAAGGTCAACCAGTAAAAACTGGTTAACCTCATAATACGAGTCGAGTAGAAGAGAACCTCTCTACCTTTCGGTAGATTGAGTTCTCCCCCCTCACAGAACCGTGCTTGCGCAATTAACGCACACGGCTCCTCCTAGTTACCATTCACAAAATGTAGCTCATCTCTTTCATTCTGATTTTTGCTAATTCTGCTATCCTTACTAGTTTTGTTTCCATCATTATTCCTACCTCTGAGTGTAGTAAATGTGTCCCTAGTAAGGGTGATAACTGGTAGCCAGCCTTTCCTCCATCGGCATTACCCAACTTCATTGGTACTACGCTGCTATCCGACTCCCTACATCGGCTTTTGGCTTCCTTGCTTTGTATCGCTTGTACACCATACTCTTCTATCACGAAAAGACCGGTAGGGTCTCCCGAGTTGCCGTATCATATCAATGTGTGACGTGCCGAGGTCTCTGACTCCAGAGAGGCCTTACCCTTCTTGCCTTAACGAAGGATAAGATGTAGCTTTCTGCTGTGCGTAAGGCATCAGCCCTCTCGAGTTACTAACATTATGGAGCTCAATCCCTTCAACCATTTGGCTTTCGGCCCGCTACCTAACTGTCTACGCTTAAAGACTAAAGTTACCTTTAACCCTCCAAGACTCGCTACGAGCGAATGGCTAGTTCTTACTCGACGGGAATCCCACCCGCTATATGATACGACCTAGGCTCGGCCGCACACGCACCCGTTAGCCATCCATGAATCGCAAAAATCGGCGATTCACCACAAAGAATGAAAATAGTTGGGAAGTGTCAATACTGATACTGACCTTAATCCAGTCAACCCTAATACATAGACTAATTAATTAACGCTCTCCTCTTTTTTTAAACGATTGAGCAGGGTCTTCTTAAGTATTGTCATTTTTCATTATTAAAGAAACTTATTTTCATGGTAGTTCATTAATAAAAGCGATTCTTATTAAAGAATCGCGCCCTTTAGTTGAATAAATATCTATAGTAAATTAGATATAAATTTATGAACTGTCTTATTAAAAACCTTTGGCTGACAAAGATTACTAGGGTCAAAAGAATTTTCGATTACCTTCAACTCCGAATTTTGAATGCAACTCGATACCCGTTCCATCATTTTTTTACCCAATTTAGTATAGTCACCTACTAAACAAAGTGTAGGAATATTAACCTTTAATAACTGATCATTAAATCTAATTCTATTTATTGCTTTTCTTTGGATTTTCGTTTCATATGTCCTCATGTTAAGTATAATGCTTTCCATCTCTTTGCAAGCAATGGACCATCTTTTATATGAGGATTTTGTTAATTTTGCTAACCACTTTTTAGGCATATGTAAAACCCATGTTTGATTGGCTCCTACCATTGCTAATAATTTTTGAAGGGAATCAATTGAGGTATCACAGAAACTATCGACTATAACGAGTGCCTTAACAATATCTGGGGATGCAATGGCTACCTTTTGAATTAAAACCCCACCATATGAAACTCCAATAAATGTCGCTGAAGAAATTTCCAAAAAAAGTAAAAGCTCTTTAATATCTTCTGCTTGTTTATCTAAAACACTTTCCACATTACATTCTAAAAAACCAGAGTTCCCATTACCTCTTAAATCAAGTAAAATAACTTTGAAGTGTTGTTGAAAGTATTCTATTTGTGGCTTATACATTGAGGATGAAGCCCCTAATCCATGTACAAACACTAATGGCTCTCCTTCACCATAACACTCATAAAATATATCTATATCATCTTTAACTTTTAAATAAGGCATTTACCCACCCACTTTTTTCGATTCTTATTAAATTAACCTCCCTCAATAAACAAACAATTATCTCTTAAATACTCAGTTTTTCTCAATATTTCTATCCAACTTATTTACTCTTATAGATTTGATTAGTACGAAAAGAACACAATCAAGCAGTTTACGAAAAAAAAGAGCGCAAGAAACTAGCCAACCTTCGGTTAATTTCAAGAAGTTGGATGAATAGGTATGTACGCACCAATGGATGTCCACATATCTTACGGGGGTCTACCCTCCCAAGTCTCACAGAGTCTACGCTCCTACATTCCTTCGTTCAACCTTTCCATAAGGTGGATGTCGGTCATGCTGCCCCACAGGATCTATGTCCTTACGTTAGTTGCGTTGCCGACTAATCCCATGCTGATATTGTCTGTTCAACCGTCCAAATCTATTTGTCAAAAGTCAGTTTTATAGTGATTAAGCTGCTATTGGTTCTTGAATAAATGCATGCATATGAGGGATATCCTTCAACATCTTCTCTTCCTGGAACACAAACTGTTTCTGCCCAATGGAGAAGAGAATGCGTATAAGCTTATTACACAAAGCAATTAAAGACTGCATCTTTTTCAACGGATTGTCAGGTCTCGTTGTGTAATAATGATGTAGGGCTTTAAAGGCTTTATTCTTCGCTACTAGAATCATAGATGCCCGAAATAATAATGCTCGTAATTTCTTACGTCCACGTTTCGTAATCGTGGTTCTCCCTTTATGCTTTCCAGATGTATTTTCTTTTAAGCTAAGTCCTGCCAGTTTGGTTATTTGACGAGGATGATTATATTCACTCAAATCCCCTACTTCAGCGAAGAAACCCGCCACTGTATCGCGTCCAATTCCTGTTATCTCTAACATTTGATCAACGCCTGGAATATCTTGAAGCAGTGTATCCAAAGTATGGTCAAGCTCTTCGAACTTGGCTTGAATGAGTTCATATTTTTGAATTAATGATCTTAATTCCATTTTAGCCATCATGGCACCCTGACGAATGCCAATCGAGCGATTGGCTGCTTCTTTTAAGGATTGAATCTTCTTTATTCCTATACTTCTCTTCACTTCTTGCCTTAAGTAATCGAGTAATTCTTCTTCTGTATAGTTCACTAGCTCATGAGGTAACGCTTCAAGTTTTAATAAATGAAGAGCTGCCTTTCCCTCCCAACTTTTAAAAACGGTAAAGAACTCTGGAAAATATCGATCAAGCCAGTTGTGTACCTGTCCCTGCACAATTTGTAAGTCCACATTTAATAGATCGCGTAATTTCTTAGCCACACGCAGTTCCGCGAAAACCCCTTGTGGTATGGTTGGTTCAGCGTATCTACCATCTTTGACTAGTTGTGCAATGACTTTCGCGTCTTTTACATCATTTTTAGTTGGAGAGTTATCGTCTAACTCCTTACTGTGCTTGACATGTAAAGGGTTGACCGTTACGAACTTAATCTGTTCCTCCTTTAGAATATGAGCTAAATTAAGCCAATAATGGCCAGTTGGCTCCATTCCAGTAATGACAGAATCCATTTCGCAAGACTCTTTTATTTGAATAATCCAATTAATAAATGTCCTAAATCCTTCTTGGGTATTATCAAAAAAGCAAGTAGATCCTAGCTCCATTCCACGATAATCTTGTGCTCTAGCTACATGATGATGTTTCGCAATATCAATACCGATTACTAAGGTTTTAGGTGTAATTTGAGCTATTTTATGATTTTGGTTATAATTCATGGTGAGACCTCCGAGTAGATGTTTTGTCCTTTTTAGCTGGCCAGCTCAGGACACATTCATCTTATCAAGAGGTCTTTTTTCATTCAAACCGCATTTTCAGTTATTACAGGAATGCTGCCCCTATAGTTCTATAAGAAAAGGCAGCCTTAAAGACAGCTCCGGTCTTCAGCTAACATACCCTTTAAGAACTTTATTTGACTTGACTACCCATCAAAATATCCTTTAACTGGCTTACACTTTTGACAATATGAGTAGGGTTAGAATGACTTAGTTCTTCAAATGAACCATATCCATAAGTTACTCCAATAGAGTTAATTCCAGTGTTATTTGCACCAATAATATCGTGCTTCCTGTCGCCAATCATAATAAAGTCACTAAGCGTATGTTCCTTGTACTTATCTAGTATGTATTGAATTATTTCAGTTTTTGAAGCTCTTGTTCCATCAAGGTTACTTCCGACAATAAGTTCAAAATATTGATCAATATTAAAGTACTTTAGTATTTGTTCAGCAAATACAGTAGGCTTTGAAGTTGCTACAACTAAAGTAAATTGTTGTTCTTTTAACGATTTTAATAGTGATGCAATATTTGAATATAACTCATTCTCAAACATTCCCTTTTCCTTAAACCTCTCCCTATATAATTCAATTGCTTTTTGTGTGTTTTTCTCGCCAAAATCGTAATATTCAGCAAATGAAACTTGTAGTGGTGGACCAATAAAACATTCAAGTTTATCAATGTCAGGCTCAACAATGTTCATTTTTTGTAATGCATATTGAACCGATTTAGTTATTCCTACCTTTGGGTCTGAAAGTGTTCCGTCTAAATCAAATAAAATTACTTTGTATTTATCCATATTAACCTCCCTTACTAAATCTAATAGTCACCTTAATTTTACCACATTAGTTACAAATAAGTTCCAAGTCTTGTTGAACTATCCTGCCCTGTTAGCCATCCATGAAGCGCAAAAATCAGAGCTTCACCACAGAGAATGAAAATGGTTCAGAACCGTCAATACTGATTCTACGGCTGGGAGAGGAAGGTCGATGAACTATGGTGCGTTAGAGCCCATCCGTTAGTCTGACTCCAACGACCAAGGTGCACCACTGACTGTCGCTCCCTTACGGGAAGCACACATGGTAGATTAATCCTATTCTGGTTGATGCACCAGCCTCCAATTATATTGAGAGCCGTAGAGAGGATGTTTTCAATGGAAGTAGTCATTGAAAGAGCATGTGGTATGGATGTCCATAAGGACAATATTACTGCATGTATTATGACACCAGAAGGAAAGGAGATTCAAACGTTTTCAACAAAAATTATTTTTCTAATACAATTGGTGGACTGGATTAAACAGCATAGCTGTACTCATGTTGCAATGGAGAGTACCAGTGTAT from Peribacillus asahii carries:
- a CDS encoding alpha/beta fold hydrolase, translating into MPYLKVKDDIDIFYECYGEGEPLVFVHGLGASSSMYKPQIEYFQQHFKVILLDLRGNGNSGFLECNVESVLDKQAEDIKELLLFLEISSATFIGVSYGGVLIQKVAIASPDIVKALVIVDSFCDTSIDSLQKLLAMVGANQTWVLHMPKKWLAKLTKSSYKRWSIACKEMESIILNMRTYETKIQRKAINRIRFNDQLLKVNIPTLCLVGDYTKLGKKMMERVSSCIQNSELKVIENSFDPSNLCQPKVFNKTVHKFISNLL
- a CDS encoding IS110 family transposase, which translates into the protein MNYNQNHKIAQITPKTLVIGIDIAKHHHVARAQDYRGMELGSTCFFDNTQEGFRTFINWIIQIKESCEMDSVITGMEPTGHYWLNLAHILKEEQIKFVTVNPLHVKHSKELDDNSPTKNDVKDAKVIAQLVKDGRYAEPTIPQGVFAELRVAKKLRDLLNVDLQIVQGQVHNWLDRYFPEFFTVFKSWEGKAALHLLKLEALPHELVNYTEEELLDYLRQEVKRSIGIKKIQSLKEAANRSIGIRQGAMMAKMELRSLIQKYELIQAKFEELDHTLDTLLQDIPGVDQMLEITGIGRDTVAGFFAEVGDLSEYNHPRQITKLAGLSLKENTSGKHKGRTTITKRGRKKLRALLFRASMILVAKNKAFKALHHYYTTRPDNPLKKMQSLIALCNKLIRILFSIGQKQFVFQEEKMLKDIPHMHAFIQEPIAA
- a CDS encoding HAD family hydrolase, whose protein sequence is MDKYKVILFDLDGTLSDPKVGITKSVQYALQKMNIVEPDIDKLECFIGPPLQVSFAEYYDFGEKNTQKAIELYRERFKEKGMFENELYSNIASLLKSLKEQQFTLVVATSKPTVFAEQILKYFNIDQYFELIVGSNLDGTRASKTEIIQYILDKYKEHTLSDFIMIGDRKHDIIGANNTGINSIGVTYGYGSFEELSHSNPTHIVKSVSQLKDILMGSQVK